One genomic window of Halobellus limi includes the following:
- a CDS encoding type IV pilin, protein MTARASASAIGVVLLLLFGVVLGGVVAAGAEAVAEAAGEPELAGGAETGSSGQTVALSLRLDGDAVALTHEAGPPLDLSETRIVVAVDGEELRYQPPVPFFAARGFRGGPTGPFNLASDGVWSVGETGSFRVAATNAPALRRGRTVSVTVYVDSDRVSRVRGTVD, encoded by the coding sequence GTGACAGCCCGTGCGTCGGCGTCGGCGATCGGTGTCGTGCTCCTGCTCCTCTTCGGGGTCGTACTGGGCGGTGTCGTCGCCGCCGGCGCCGAGGCGGTCGCGGAGGCGGCGGGTGAACCCGAACTCGCGGGCGGCGCGGAGACCGGATCGTCGGGGCAGACGGTCGCGCTGTCGCTCAGGCTCGACGGCGACGCGGTCGCTCTGACGCACGAGGCGGGACCCCCGCTGGACCTCTCGGAGACGCGGATCGTCGTGGCGGTCGACGGCGAGGAACTCCGGTATCAGCCGCCGGTCCCGTTCTTCGCCGCCAGGGGCTTCCGCGGCGGGCCGACGGGCCCGTTCAATCTCGCGAGCGACGGAGTCTGGTCGGTCGGGGAGACGGGGTCCTTCCGGGTGGCGGCGACGAACGCGCCGGCGTTGCGACGCGGGCGAACGGTGTCGGTCACGGTCTACGTCGACTCGGACCGGGTGAGTCGGGTGCGCGGGACGGTCGATTGA
- a CDS encoding DUF7096 domain-containing protein — MRAVALSLALLLVLSAVAGAVPALPDGRPAPASASTAGPSVPPTATASLQSSSLTERPPMQVAGSNDTAGDSINVLGIPPGETTRSTLETEYVELGSGLAFSRATTDARLETEAVVERIESADSPEKRQQYLLQEISAIEQRIITLRTRQRQVVGAYGRGELPPRRLLYELALIDAEARELQQRRDRIETLTQSTPGFSISAARFGNVELELNTLTGPVRGHAAAVLNGDADSARFFVQSGENSVVLGVIRDGTYVRESYRGALRGGEDGAFSLADAVNATEAAYPTITELRLRDDVVGNPDSDSTRVTVEHERGRLVAFVDSRSQRVFKEHQYRPIDRVTTSSPTSAIKDGLELTAHRTYPGGPVRLQLNATSNDEPVDAQITVGPAGGRSSVVGETGEDGSLWTLAPAGTYQVTAIDGSSVVVLSVEPTAAPFVYGELNESSGEEGMETVTPAE; from the coding sequence ATGCGCGCTGTCGCCCTCTCGCTCGCCCTCCTCCTGGTCCTCTCGGCGGTCGCCGGAGCGGTACCGGCGCTGCCGGACGGTCGGCCGGCCCCGGCCTCTGCTTCGACCGCAGGGCCGTCCGTCCCACCGACAGCGACGGCCTCGCTTCAGTCCTCCTCGCTCACTGAACGCCCGCCGATGCAGGTCGCGGGATCGAACGACACGGCGGGGGACTCGATCAACGTCCTCGGGATCCCGCCCGGTGAGACGACGCGGAGCACGCTCGAAACCGAGTACGTCGAACTCGGGAGCGGGCTCGCGTTCTCCAGGGCGACGACGGACGCGCGCCTGGAGACGGAGGCGGTGGTCGAGCGGATCGAATCCGCCGACTCGCCGGAGAAGCGCCAGCAGTACCTCCTACAGGAGATCAGCGCGATCGAGCAGCGGATCATCACGCTCCGGACGCGACAGCGGCAGGTGGTCGGCGCCTACGGCCGCGGCGAACTCCCGCCGCGACGACTCCTCTACGAACTCGCGCTGATCGACGCCGAGGCGCGGGAGCTCCAGCAACGCCGGGACCGGATCGAGACGCTCACGCAGTCGACTCCCGGGTTCAGCATCTCCGCGGCCCGGTTCGGGAACGTCGAACTCGAACTGAACACGCTCACCGGACCGGTCCGCGGACACGCGGCGGCGGTGCTCAACGGCGACGCCGACTCGGCGCGCTTCTTCGTCCAGTCGGGGGAGAACAGCGTCGTCCTCGGCGTCATCCGCGACGGGACGTACGTGCGCGAGTCCTACCGCGGGGCGCTCCGTGGAGGGGAGGACGGCGCCTTCTCGCTCGCCGACGCGGTGAACGCGACCGAGGCGGCGTACCCGACGATCACGGAGCTGCGCCTCCGCGACGACGTCGTCGGCAACCCCGACAGCGACAGCACGCGGGTGACCGTCGAGCACGAGCGGGGACGCCTCGTCGCGTTCGTCGACAGCAGGAGCCAGCGCGTATTCAAAGAGCACCAGTACCGGCCGATCGATCGGGTGACGACGTCGTCGCCGACGTCGGCGATCAAAGACGGACTGGAACTCACCGCCCACCGGACGTATCCGGGCGGTCCCGTCCGGCTGCAGCTCAACGCCACCTCGAACGACGAGCCGGTCGACGCGCAGATCACGGTCGGCCCGGCCGGCGGCCGGAGTTCCGTCGTCGGCGAGACCGGCGAGGACGGATCGCTGTGGACGCTCGCACCGGCCGGCACCTACCAGGTGACGGCCATCGACGGGAGTTCGGTCGTCGTGCTCTCGGTGGAACCGACGGCGGCGCCGTTCGTCTACGGCGAACTCAACGAGAGTTCGGGCGAGGAAGGAATGGAGACGGTCACGCCGGCGGAGTGA